DNA from Rhinoderma darwinii isolate aRhiDar2 chromosome 6, aRhiDar2.hap1, whole genome shotgun sequence:
tgtttccgctccaggagaattccctgacttcactgtccatatatggacagaaaggtaggggggtggcatctatgggggggagctatgtaaaagggtcctgtgtagaactgcctacagggggctgtgtggaattacctacagggggctgtgtggcattatctatggggggctgtgtggcattacctacgaagggctgtgtgagggctgtgtggcattacctacagggggctgtgtggcattacctacagggagttgtgtggcactactgccaggggggctgtgtggcactacctacaggggggctgtggcagtatctacagagggcagtgtgtggcagtatctgcagatggcagtgtgtggcattatctacagagggaagtgcgtggcaaaaatgttacaaattaaattcatccatttttaaaacggacagggaaaaaactcgtatgcaaaatcagctgttaaaaacggaaacacgaaacggaacggatgcaaaatggccgagAAATACGgatcaaaacggccgtttttattggccgacactcagaccctgttgAGTAAATagagccttaaggcccttttacagtaGCCGACACTCGGCCAGTGCAGCAAGCGCTTATCAACGAGACATcagtgatcggcgctcgcttgctcctgtcacacggagctatggatgtggACGAGCGGTCgtcactccgatcgctcgtccccatacattattatcatgtcggcagcgcgtctccctgttgacacagggagatgttctgccgacaacgataatctttaattttttaaaacgatatgaccagcagatgatcgagtgttatATTAACCGGACATTTGTTATTGTTTTCtcttttatgtctgaaatttCTTGTCTTCTCAGaaaatatataaacaattttaaaaaaaagactgacacttcctgttctgtagagatctctTCCCAACATTCatgtcattatcatcacaggcaagatTACAATGACTTTTATGAATGAATTAACTGCCTTTCTGAGATCCCGGCTGCTAAGGCTGGTACCTCATTTCGCAGTTTATATTAATTTTATGTCGTGTACTGTGGGAAAAACCGTACCTTTCTGCagtgatttttttaaaaactcggCACAAAATGGCGTGGTTTCTGCTGCGAATCATAGCAAAAAATCGCATCTAAATTGCGACATGAGATCCCAGAGTCCTGTGCAGCCACAACTCTTGTGCTAGACTTTCAAACACTGACCGGGAGATCAATGcatcctatcatgggtgatactgcttgctgaactgtgtatctaattctatcatgtgtgctactgtctgctgagctggtgtatctaagcctatcatgcgggatactgtctgctgagacgctTTATCTAAGCACTGTAGACGGTGTATCTAATACTAGTCAGTGTATATATGCGATCCAGAACAGACTCACCTCTGCTACATCCCATAGACTCTACTACACTACATCTGACATATTCATCATTACTGTATCACTACTACATCTGAtaggacacacactcagctctgaggTATCCGATAAACTCAACTCTGCTGCATCACTAGTACTTCAGACATGAGACAGACTGTTGAGTTTAGCAGATGAAGCCCAGCTAAGTGCATGTCCTGCCAGATGTAGTAGTGAAGTAGCAGTGTTGAGTCTATAAGATATAGCAGAGCTAAATGCATGTCCTGCCAGATGTAGTAGTGATGTAGCATAGTTGAGActatcagatgtagtagagcttagtgagtgtcttttcagatgtaaagtgATTTTGCAGGACACTTACTAAACTCTGCTATAACTGATAGACTCAACACTCCTACATCACTATCAGATGTAGTGGAACTGAATAAGCGTCCTGCTACATCACTACTACATCTGACAGGACACAGTGAATCTTGTAAACTCAACACTACTACATATGACATAGTAAGTTCTGCTTGATCTGATATGATCAGTTCCGCAATATATGACATACATGCCACCTCTAGCGGAATGCCTGGAAATTCTTTGAAAAAGGGGGAATCTACGCTAATTCTCGGTGCGTCTGAAAGCTATGGGAAGCGCAGGAACGGGGAGAGTTCGGTAGCTGAACATCTCGTCTGAGATCTGTTAAAGGGTAGTTTGGTGTCTTTGGTCTGTAAACTGGGGGTCGGTAaaaggggggctctggtgtggggtctgtatacaggggggtctgatcTAGGGTCAGTATAaagggggtccggtctggggtaccTTTAATGTTatgtcaccagcttgagacgcatCAGAAGATGATACTGGTTTAAGTCTCTGAACCACTGTTCTCCTTCTGTATATCCAGGTCATGTCCATGAGTCTCCCATTGACTTCCATTACACTACAGAGTGCCGGAGGCCAATTTATTCTAGCGAGTTGATTTCCATTTTCTATTATGGACAGGTTTACACTTCCATAGAAGTAAAATAATATAAATGAGATTATATGGATGTTATATAGAGGGGTCGTCCATTAATAATCCTCCAACAAAAGGCCGAGATTAGAACCACTGAAGTTCCCTACCTAGGACCTGATTGGAAtgggcgccatgtaatactaatgtatggcCGCCCTCAAATAGACCTGAGACCTGGAGAAGCTGCATGCTGAAAAGCGGTTGTCTAGTTGGAACAAATCTTTTAAGGTCCCTGGTGTCAAGTGGGAGGGGGTGACTGTAGAGGCCCCCAGGTGGTGGATGCCttgggtgtatatactgtataggtaTAAGTAACTGGACTAGAAGTAGAGATATTGTAGAATGACAAATGTGTaacaatatatagtattatatgtaTAAAGATAGGACCCATGGCtctgcacatacatatatatggaggAATGTGCTGTAACTTGTcagtacatgctgggagttgtagttacatAGCAGCCTGACAGCCACAGGTTAGAAAGCACTGATACAGATAGAGGATGTTAAATAGTGAGACAGGTTATATAAGAGGGGCCATCACATTATTGTACAGTAGTCATATAACTGAGCCACCCATTGTTTATTAACACTTACATCACAGTGCCCTCAACTCCTATGTCACAAAGCGATGATGTCACAAAGGAATAGAATGGACGTGGCCTCAACTCCTATGTAACAAAGCGATGATGTCACAAAGGAATAGAATGGACGTGGCCTTGATTATCACCGTTCACATGATGAGTGCGCAGAGAGAGTAAGAAAAGAGACAGAGATTGTGAGCGCCGCCTAGTGGAGAGAAAAATACTTGTGAGTACCCAGCTTATTCCATTTATTACATTTAACAAGGGTGATAAGACTtttcctgcagattattatacaccTTGCTCCCCAGCCGCACATCTAATTCTACAGCAGCTGATTGGCACAGATCGCTGAGCTCTGCTGCATGGTCGTGGGCATCGTATACATGGAGGAACATATATCAATGGGACTCACCTGTATAACATATAGAATTATCTTCTAAACAATAATTCCACAGTAAAGATCACAGACATTCCGGATTATGAAACGGTCATAGTTAAATGGATTGTTTTATTAAGTTAACCCTTCTCTGAAGACAGTAATCCGGCGATCACCTGATCACTAAAGATCTGACTCCTGGGACATATGGACAGTAGTGgttttgatgagacaacccctttataatgTTCAGGAAGACAGAGCAGTAAGATACTAAATGTGCAGCTAATGTTCGTCTATGGGGTTATGTACGCTGCCGTGTATTTAGCTTGTGGTGTTTCTATATACAATCTGTGTAAAACAAATCTCAGCATCATCCATCAGATGCCATAAGCCAGACAAGTTCTGCCCATAGATCCAAAGGAGACCTAAAAAATGGTGGTGATTTCTGAGTGAGCGCCATATTTTATACTTGAAAGTGCTTGTACTGCTTTTTTCTATCAGACGGAATAAATCAGAATCATCATAGAACCAGTGCGGCGAGCGATACCGAGATCAATTTGTCTGTTTTGCTCATCTGTATAGAACGCTGTATtagtacattattattatttattaatatttgtCTGTGGTCCTGACATTCCATATTATCTATTAGAATTTCTTGAATAATGAGATATTAATTATAAGGGggaattcacacgcggcagatttagtgcaaaaatttgtgcAACTTTTCCATTCATCTGACtgggacttgcagaaatccatatgcTTGCTGATGAAGATGAATGGAACTTATTGCCAGTCACAGAAATCTATGcaataaatctgccgcatgtgaatataccctaatagtaatataaagtgattacatattatgtcccttttctgtttttatttccaGAGTTTACAGTCTCAAAATCCGTGAACATGGCGTCTCGCCATGAGAACGTGGACGTGGAGAAAGGCCTTTTGGCTCCTCCATGTGAAATGGATAAAGACGATGGCGAAAGCCCCAGAGCAGAGGACGTGCATGACCGTACTGGAATCTCCTACACACGATCCATCGTTATTGTAGGGATTCTGTTCTATATAAATCTGCTATCCTACATGGATCGGCTCAGTGTCACTGGTAGGTGTGGGGTACTTCATTTTATTTCTGGGGTTTATCAGTACTGTAGCTGTGGAGGCACTTATAGCGAACCTCCACTTTCAGTAGAAAAAcggttatagtgcaggagtgcgcAGGAGAATACGctataattgtttttctaaatcacttgtatTCGCTCTCTTGCATCTAGCAGCAGCGCGGACTGTGTAAAGTCAGTGGTGGCGGCTTCTCGTCTCCATTGCTCCCATATCCAGAACGGCCTCCAGTGCCTTAAGATTCTATAGCGCTGACGCCcattctagagatcggtgggggtcccagtggtcgcttCCATTAATATGCCTTATACCTATATGATGGAAATACATGCATTGCTTCTAGTGACATCTCTCTTTTTATCTGACAGGGGCGctgccatatttagaaaaatcatttAATCTGAAAGACAGTGGATCTGGTTTGCTGCAAGCAGGTAAATATTAATATAAAATCTTGTTTTGTAAGTCACCTGGAATCCGCCATTTTGGGAACTAAACCAATATTCTAGAGAAGGTGACGAATCTATTCACTGGAATCTCATGATCTGACTGACACAAGGTTGTGATGTCATCAGGTTCTAGTGAAGAAATAAGACAGTTGGTTGCACTACATAAGGCTGGGTACACAAGTCGCGGTCAAAATGTGTTTTATTGCCATAAATTGCCACAAAACAGCAcgattttgcagtgtttttgcgACATGACCGGGACATGAAAACCTAGGATAATGGTGTTCTGCTGTGACTGGGCTGACAAATCCATAATAAGGCCATAATAACATCCATCAGCAGCATTTACCTGCTTGTTGATGGGTTCCAGTGATAACCCAATATATGACATTAAGATGTACTATATCGTTTTTACTATATACACAGATTTACAAAAAGTTTTATCAAACTGCAAAAGTAATTGAAGGGTTAGGCTTTACATTAATGAATGAgagtgggaatttaaaaaaagtggggAATTTGGTTTTAATAGTTTGTCCATACATAAATGTCTGTTGTATCTTCCTTTCACCTCTTCTCTCCCCCTTCCCTTTCAGTCTTCCTCTGCAGCTTCATGTTGGTGGCTCCAGTATTTGGATATTTGGGTGATCACTGGAATAGAAAATATCTGCTATGTGTTGGGATCACCCTCTGGTCAGCCTCCATCCTTGGCAGCTCATTTATTCCTGATAAGGTAACATCCTGagtttattattaaaggggttttctggtacaTTCCCATTGATAACCTATCCTTCTTCCATGCTCAATCTGTGGGGCTCTGACCTCCGGGACCCACAACAAGCGACCCAATGAAGTGAATGGGACAAGCTGCAGTGCCAGTCACAGCCGCCCTTATCTACAAGCCgatgtgcctgtgtaaacaatgaaaggGACACATCGCTCACAGGAGTGCCACGGACCCACATCAATCATACATTCCCTggaggagatatatcaaaactggtgcaaaagtgGAGTagatgcccatggcaaccaatcagattccacctctcacTTTTCTAGAGATCTTAAGGAAAATAAAAGCAACAACCTGATTGGTTTCCATGGGCAAATACTTCATTTTTCCTCTGCACCAGTTTTGATCTATTTCTTCCATTGTCTATCCTaacaataggccatcaatattaaagtcccAATGGTAAAGCTTTACTAAAGATGTTattaattatgattttttttccttttccccaGTATTTCTGGCTGTTCCTGCTCATGCGAGGACTGGTTGGGATCGGTGCGGCAAGTTACTCCACTATTGCCCCCTCCATCATCGCCGACCTATTTGTAGCAGACCAGCGAAGCCGCATGTTGTCCATCTTTTGGACTGCTATCCCCGTAGGCTGGTGAGTGTCCTGTGTAAACACATTATTTTACAATTATTAACTGGATACAAAAAGTGTCTAATATATATAATGAGTGTAGAAGTTTATACTGTTTATATCTATGTCTATAGTTATATTTGTGCAGAGATTATGCCCTTTCTTAACTATAAATCTTCTTCATTTTTGCCTATTAAGTGGCCTTGGATACATCATGGGGGCCAAAGTGACAAGCGCTCTTGGTGGTGACTGGCACTGGGCACTGCGGGTAAGTGAGAGGATTGCAGGATTCCTGCAGGCAaactattatttcattttttgtcttATTATTGGAATTGCTCCCATTATCTTCTGGACCCATAAACAATAAGTAGGGACTTGGGAAAGTTCCAGCTCTATGAGTATCAGTCCGGAGGCTGTAGACCGTCATTTATCGACACTGACGTGTGTTGTCTTTTGTTATTAGTCATTTCTAGGTTTTGCCCCTTTATCTGGTTTCAGTCACTTCATATTTGTaatacttctatatatatatataatatacattgtCTCCTCCTTCTTCTGGACAGATCATTCCAGGTCTGGGGATTATAGCCGTCCTGCTTCTTATCTTCTTTATGAAGGAACCATCCAGAGGAGCCGCAGAACAAAAAAGCTATAAACACCCAAACAACAATTCTTGGACGACCGACGTGAAAGCTCTGCTGAAAAAGTGAGTGTTTTCTGTGTAGTGATGGTTGTCGCTGGCTTTACCCCGTGTCTCTTGTGTCACTcacatttctctctctctctctgtagccCGAGCTTTATGCTTTCCATGCTGGGATTCACAACTGTGACATTTGTTTCCGGCTCCCTCTCCCACTGGGCTCTGTCCTTCTACAAGCGGGCCCGGGTAATCCTATACAGAAGTGATCCATGTCAGACTGCAATATGTCAATTTGATGACAGGTAAACGCTTATTTACTGTGTGTGCCAGGAGGTTGTGAGGGCGGCTATCTGCCATTATGTCCATACTCTTCCTTTCTCTACCTGAGTTTTGGGCACGGCTACGCGGTGAGTGGTCAGGGCTCCTGGCAGCCATCTATTTACAGGGTAGGTTCAGACATGGGGTGTTAAATGTGGATTTTACTGCGTATGTGccacagatttcaccctttgcattgctAAGGGTAAAATCCACTGTAAAAATGTGCGACATTTCCGCAACGTGTATTTACAGTGAATAAATTCTTGTGGATATTTATTTGCCAAACCGCACAAAAAAATCTTCAACAATTCTGTGATATAAAACCTCACCCTGATAGTGTATATAGACTGCTACGTGGCTGTCTGCTCTATACTGACAAGATATTTGGGATAGGTCCATAGAGAGCCCTGTCAGCCTGAGAACAGAGTTTATGGATTTAATCTTTAGATACATGCAGATAGTTGGAGCAGTAGTCATACTCAGGTCCTTTAATCATCATTTATATACAATTGTGGAGAATCCATTTGATGACCTCTATAATCTCTTTCTTTGCAGTCTGATTTTTGGCATGATCACTGTGATCACCGGAATCGTGGGAGTTGGAGCTGGCGTGGAGATAAGCAAGAGGTTCAGGAAAATCAACCCACGGGCAGACGCATTAGTCTGTGCGTGCGGAATGCTGGGTGGCGCCCCTTTCCTGCTCTTGGCTTTGTTATTGGCAAGTTTCAGCCTTGTGGCCTCCTATGTAAGTGGCTGATGAACAGCTTTCTGTCATTGATGTTCTTTCTTTTAATTATATTAAAAAGGTGAAGAAACAATATCCATACACATACCtgtagatatacatacatatacacctatACATACAATCATACTGTATATAGCTGTGGATaccatacacacacagatatacagctTTACAAACACATACTGTATCTTTAGGcagacatatataaacatacagtatacctttacatacatacatacatacatacatacagtgtataCCTGTGgatatcatacacatacagatatactgctatacatacacatagacacacacgtattcatacacatatacattattatacagtgtAAGGTCTATACGCAGGTTTAATACCCACCCTGTGCAGAAGAGTTCAGGATAAGAGGTAACTTATTGTACTGCCCCCTCCCCGTATTCCCCATTTAGTCTTTTCTGAATGTTTTGTCTCCCCTCAGATTTTCATCTCCATCGGGGCATTATTGCTGGCACTGAATTTTGCCATTGTGGACGACATCCTGCTGGTAAGTGATCAGAAACCACGAGGATGTTTCTCTATTACAGCTGAAATGACATTTATTTCGCATGCTGTCTTTTTTCCGGCCTAGTTTATGAAATGCCACTGACTCTGCAATAACTGCCAGACAAGAGACGGAGGACACTACAAGTACAGACTGCGCTGTCTGCAGATATTGTAGCGCAGATATTCCGTCACTTTGTCTGGCTGCCATTGTTGAATTAGGTTCTGTAACTTCCTTCTGCCTACTCAGAATGTCCTCTTGTTTTAGAGTGTGGTGACCCCCAGAAGACGATCCACAGCGGAGGCCCTACAAATAATTGTGTCCCACCTGCTGGGTGATGCATGGAGCCCCTCTCTGATCGGAGTGGTAAGTATTAGTTACATCATCGTCCTAAAGGGTATATAAACAAAATTCTTTACCGTCGGGGCCAGTCTTAGCCTGCATGACACCCTTTGTGAACAACTTACCACGCACATACATTTCACACAAAGGAGACAGCACTAATACAGTACACCCCCACCAAACAGACAGTAAAGATATAgccaccatatagtgcacacacatggcccatacagcaccctcagtgAGGAGCTGTCACTCACCACCACCTACAGTCTGCTGTCACCGGATTTCTGCATTAATATCCAGCATCCGCTGTCTGAGAAAATCTACACATATTCTGATATTTCCCATAATTCATCTTACATAACAATGTGTTATTTTCTTATCCTCAGCTATCTGACCTCA
Protein-coding regions in this window:
- the LOC142656443 gene encoding protein spinster homolog 1-like, translating into MASRHENVDVEKGLLAPPCEMDKDDGESPRAEDVHDRTGISYTRSIVIVGILFYINLLSYMDRLSVTGALPYLEKSFNLKDSGSGLLQAVFLCSFMLVAPVFGYLGDHWNRKYLLCVGITLWSASILGSSFIPDKYFWLFLLMRGLVGIGAASYSTIAPSIIADLFVADQRSRMLSIFWTAIPVGCGLGYIMGAKVTSALGGDWHWALRIIPGLGIIAVLLLIFFMKEPSRGAAEQKSYKHPNNNSWTTDVKALLKNPSFMLSMLGFTTVTFVSGSLSHWALSFYKRARVILYRSDPCQTAICQFDDSLIFGMITVITGIVGVGAGVEISKRFRKINPRADALVCACGMLGGAPFLLLALLLASFSLVASYIFISIGALLLALNFAIVDDILLSVVTPRRRSTAEALQIIVSHLLGDAWSPSLIGVLSDLIRRGKPESDLLMFNSLKYALMVCVFVSAIGGGLFLAAALFLEKDRKRADMESEG